In the Ramlibacter tataouinensis TTB310 genome, one interval contains:
- a CDS encoding glycoside hydrolase family 2 protein: MDFGYPRPQLQRAQWISLNGTWRFCYDDAGQLQNPAQIERWPLEITVPFPPESKASGIGDQGFHKTVWYQREVDLKPGNDRVILRFGAVDYSARVWVNGSLAATHEGGHTPFSADITHMLDPSGRQVITVRAEDDPQELTKPRGKQDWQLEPHSLWYPRTTGIWQTVWMERVPRTYVDKIRWTPRVEGFSIGFEARLGGDRAEDLSMELILRHEDRLLARDRYRVVDGEVDRSIALSDPGIDDFRNELLWSPERPTLLDATVRLMQGDRVIDEFTSYTALRSVKTLRDRFMLNGRPYVLRLVLDQGYWPDTLLASPGDDALRRDVELAKAMGFNGVRKHQKVEDPRYLYWADKLGLMVWGEMPSAYRFTRTAIKRTMREWSEVIDRDYSHPCVIVWVPFNESWGVPELTSVQSQRHAVEALYHFTKTLDATRPVIGNDGWESSATDIIGIHDYDANTEHIRQRYGAEIQPEQLFDRRRPGGRILTLDGYPHRGQPIVLTEFGGIAFQRHADPAVKKTWGYTRADTEEDFARLYEGLLRTVIHTALFSGFCYTQFADTFQEANGLLYADRTPKVPLERIKAVTSLSRTYIPGGV, from the coding sequence TTGGATTTCGGCTACCCGCGCCCGCAACTGCAACGCGCGCAGTGGATATCCCTCAACGGCACCTGGCGTTTCTGCTACGACGACGCCGGGCAACTGCAGAACCCGGCCCAGATCGAGCGCTGGCCGCTGGAGATCACGGTCCCCTTTCCCCCGGAGTCCAAGGCCAGCGGCATCGGCGACCAGGGCTTCCACAAGACGGTGTGGTACCAGCGCGAGGTCGACCTCAAGCCCGGCAACGACCGCGTCATCCTGCGCTTCGGCGCGGTGGACTACTCGGCGCGCGTCTGGGTCAATGGCAGCCTGGCCGCCACCCACGAGGGCGGCCACACGCCTTTCTCCGCCGACATCACCCACATGCTGGACCCGTCGGGCCGGCAGGTCATCACCGTGCGCGCCGAGGACGACCCGCAGGAGCTGACCAAGCCGCGCGGCAAGCAGGACTGGCAGCTGGAGCCGCATTCGCTCTGGTACCCGCGCACCACCGGCATCTGGCAGACGGTGTGGATGGAGCGCGTGCCGCGCACCTACGTCGACAAGATCCGCTGGACCCCGCGCGTGGAGGGCTTTTCCATCGGCTTCGAGGCGCGCCTGGGGGGCGACCGGGCCGAGGACCTGTCCATGGAGCTGATCCTGCGCCACGAGGACCGGCTGCTCGCACGCGACCGCTACCGCGTGGTCGACGGCGAGGTCGACCGCTCGATCGCGCTGTCCGACCCCGGCATCGACGATTTCCGGAACGAGCTGCTGTGGAGCCCCGAGCGGCCCACGCTGCTGGACGCCACGGTGCGGCTGATGCAGGGCGATCGGGTCATCGACGAGTTCACCTCGTACACCGCGCTGCGCTCGGTCAAGACCCTGCGCGACCGCTTCATGCTCAATGGCCGCCCCTACGTGCTGCGCCTGGTGCTGGACCAGGGCTACTGGCCCGACACCCTGCTGGCCTCGCCCGGCGACGACGCACTGCGGCGCGACGTGGAGCTGGCCAAGGCGATGGGCTTCAACGGCGTGCGCAAGCACCAGAAGGTCGAGGATCCGCGCTACCTCTACTGGGCCGACAAGCTGGGCCTGATGGTCTGGGGCGAGATGCCCTCGGCCTACCGCTTCACCCGCACCGCCATCAAGCGCACCATGCGCGAATGGTCCGAGGTGATCGACCGCGACTACAGCCACCCCTGCGTCATCGTCTGGGTGCCGTTCAACGAGTCCTGGGGCGTGCCCGAGCTCACCTCGGTGCAGAGCCAGCGGCATGCGGTGGAGGCGCTCTACCACTTCACCAAGACGCTGGACGCCACGCGGCCGGTGATCGGCAACGACGGCTGGGAGTCCAGCGCCACCGACATCATCGGCATCCACGACTACGACGCCAACACCGAGCACATCCGCCAGCGCTACGGCGCGGAGATCCAGCCCGAGCAGCTGTTCGACCGGCGCCGGCCAGGCGGCCGCATCCTCACGCTGGACGGCTACCCGCACCGCGGCCAGCCCATCGTGCTCACCGAGTTCGGCGGCATCGCCTTCCAGCGGCACGCCGACCCGGCGGTGAAGAAGACCTGGGGCTACACCCGCGCCGACACCGAGGAGGACTTCGCCCGGCTCTACGAGGGGCTGCTGCGCACGGTGATCCACACGGCCCTGTTCAGCGGCTTCTGCTACACGCAGTTCGCCGACACCTTCCAGGAGGCCAACGGCCTGCTGTACGCCGACCGCACGCCCAAGGTGCCGCTGGAGCGCATCAAGGCCGTGACCAGCCTGTCGCGCACCTACATCCCCGGGGGCGTCTAG
- the galT gene encoding galactose-1-phosphate uridylyltransferase, which produces MHTLELAKPDGRGLTLYSRRPIDPALQAPSPFPEPLAGSPHLRWHPLRGEWVTYAAYRQGRTFLPPPEYNPLAGTTDPANPTEVPAGSWDIAVFDNRFPSLARPAGGDAPPQLIVPTRPADGHCEVVVFTQDPRSSLGALPPDHIDLLMRVWGERTQRLARREGIRYVLPFENRGVEMGVTLHHPHGQIYAYPVVPPVPARMQQVAAEHHAQHGRGPLAALIEGERRDGRRMLYQGPHAVAFVPVCARYPYEVWVAPVRPVEGFAQLQDAERADLARALKTVLLKYDGLWQRPLPYLMAWYQAALDGQPHPEAHLHAQLYPPYRTRDRLKYLAGTEIAAGLFAMDALPEDKAAELRQVEVGF; this is translated from the coding sequence GTGCACACCCTGGAGCTGGCCAAGCCCGACGGCCGCGGGCTGACGCTGTACAGCCGCCGGCCCATCGACCCGGCGCTGCAGGCGCCCAGCCCGTTCCCGGAGCCGCTGGCCGGCAGCCCGCACCTGCGCTGGCACCCGCTGCGCGGCGAGTGGGTGACCTATGCGGCCTACCGCCAGGGCCGCACCTTCCTGCCGCCGCCCGAGTACAACCCGCTGGCCGGCACCACCGACCCGGCCAACCCCACCGAGGTGCCGGCCGGCAGCTGGGACATCGCCGTCTTCGACAACCGGTTCCCCTCGCTGGCCCGGCCCGCCGGCGGCGACGCGCCGCCGCAGCTGATCGTGCCCACGCGGCCGGCGGACGGGCACTGCGAGGTGGTGGTGTTCACGCAGGACCCGAGGAGCTCGCTGGGCGCGTTGCCGCCGGACCACATCGACCTGCTGATGCGGGTGTGGGGCGAGCGCACGCAGCGCCTGGCGCGGCGCGAGGGCATCCGCTACGTGCTGCCGTTCGAGAACCGCGGCGTGGAGATGGGCGTGACCCTGCACCACCCGCACGGCCAGATCTACGCCTACCCGGTGGTGCCGCCGGTGCCCGCGCGCATGCAGCAGGTGGCGGCCGAGCACCACGCGCAGCACGGCCGCGGCCCGCTCGCGGCGTTGATCGAGGGCGAGCGCCGGGACGGCCGGCGCATGCTGTACCAGGGGCCGCATGCCGTGGCCTTCGTCCCGGTGTGCGCGCGCTACCCGTACGAGGTGTGGGTCGCCCCGGTGCGGCCGGTGGAAGGCTTCGCCCAGCTGCAGGACGCCGAGCGCGCCGACCTGGCGCGCGCCCTCAAGACCGTGCTGCTCAAGTACGACGGCCTGTGGCAGCGCCCGCTGCCCTACCTGATGGCCTGGTACCAGGCGGCCCTGGACGGCCAGCCCCATCCCGAGGCGCACCTGCACGCCCAGCTCTACCCGCCGTACCGCACGCGCGACCGCCTGAAGTATTTGGCCGGCACCGAGATCGCCGCCGGGCTGTTCGCCATGGACGCGCTGCCCGAGGACAAGGCGGCCGAGCTGCGCCAGGTGGAGGTGGGCTTCTGA
- the galK gene encoding galactokinase — protein MAASFEEAFGAAPQARAEAPGRVNLLGDHTDYNDGFVLPAAIPQRTRVAMRRNGGADFALHAAELGHGARFGLDAPPTEQFARYVYGCLRLVQDEGAQVPGLDIHVASDVPMGVGLSSSAALEVATLRCLRELLGLGVDDVRIAQLGQRAEIEYAGVNVGILDQMASSLASTERALFLDTRSLERRPVPLPAGGQVLVLDSGAPRSLAASGYNQRRAECEQAARALGLASLRDVPDLAALEGLPELLRRRARHVFTENRRVLQAVEGIAAAAFGALMNESHASLRDDYESSAPEVDRLQALLQRHPRVHGARITGGGFGGACVALVRADSASQVAADVLAAFGPQGRQLVPMP, from the coding sequence ATGGCGGCCAGCTTCGAAGAGGCTTTCGGCGCCGCGCCGCAGGCGCGCGCCGAGGCGCCCGGCCGGGTCAATCTGCTGGGCGACCACACCGACTACAACGACGGCTTCGTGCTGCCCGCGGCGATCCCGCAGCGCACCCGCGTGGCCATGCGGCGCAACGGCGGTGCCGATTTCGCGCTGCATGCGGCCGAGCTGGGCCACGGCGCGCGCTTCGGCCTGGACGCGCCGCCCACCGAGCAGTTCGCGCGCTATGTCTACGGCTGCCTGCGCCTGGTGCAGGATGAAGGCGCGCAGGTCCCCGGCCTGGACATCCATGTGGCCTCCGACGTGCCCATGGGCGTGGGACTGTCCTCCAGCGCGGCTCTGGAGGTGGCGACGCTGCGCTGCCTGCGCGAGCTGCTGGGCTTGGGCGTAGACGACGTGCGCATCGCCCAGCTGGGCCAGCGCGCCGAGATCGAGTACGCCGGCGTGAACGTCGGCATCCTGGACCAGATGGCCTCCAGCCTGGCCTCCACCGAGCGCGCGCTGTTCCTGGACACGCGCAGCCTGGAGCGGCGCCCGGTGCCGCTGCCGGCCGGCGGCCAGGTGCTGGTGCTGGATTCGGGTGCGCCGCGCAGCCTGGCGGCCAGCGGCTACAACCAGCGCCGCGCCGAGTGCGAACAGGCGGCCCGGGCCCTGGGCCTGGCGTCGCTGCGCGACGTCCCCGATCTGGCGGCCCTGGAGGGCCTGCCCGAGCTGCTGCGCCGCCGCGCACGCCATGTGTTCACCGAGAACCGGCGCGTGCTGCAGGCCGTCGAGGGCATCGCTGCCGCGGCTTTCGGCGCGCTGATGAACGAGTCGCACGCCAGCCTGCGCGACGACTACGAGTCCTCCGCGCCCGAGGTGGACCGCCTGCAGGCGCTCCTGCAGCGGCATCCCCGGGTGCATGGCGCGCGCATCACCGGTGGCGGCTTCGGCGGCGCCTGCGTGGCGCTGGTGCGCGCGGACAGCGCATCCCAGGTCGCGGCCGACGTGCTCGCCGCCTTCGGGCCGCAGGGCCGGCAGCTGGTGCCCATGCCCTGA
- a CDS encoding family 1 glycosylhydrolase, with the protein MTGRRTTPLQLWAGPECTVNRVGDRFFDQIERNGFAHRLDDLDRLAGLGVRRIRFPLLWERTAPGALEDADWRWADQRMARMADLGVAPIVGLLHHGSGPRHTHLLDPDFPRLLAAYACAVAQRYPQVDAWTPVNEPLTTARFAGLYGHWYPHGRDDAAFVRALLGEIQGTVAAMRAVREVNPRAQLVQTDDLGFTTCNSPRLQYQADFENVRRWLSFDLLCGKVDRGHPLWGYLVRNGASEEELLALVQAPCPPDLLGINAYVTSERFLDDRLERYPEALHGGNGRDRYVDVETLRIHGAHLGGFRARLREAWERYRLPMAVTEVHLGCSREEQLRWLHQTWACAQALREEGLDLRAVTVWAAFGTYDWDSLVTRDAGHYEPGLWDVSAGPAADGTPATPRPTALARLARQLAAGQAPDSPVLAGPGWWQRELRLAYPCHGELQALPVTGRPLLITGATGTLGRAYARLCELRGLPYRLLSRAEMDIGDPASVEAALERWQPWAVVNTAGFVRVDDAEHEPRHWRDNVHGPAVLAAACARRGVRHMGFSSDLVFDGRKGSAYVESDVPAPLNAYGRSKLEAERRMLVQDPAALVIRTAAFFGPWDRHNFVTLALEALQRGEPWRAASDQFVSPTYVPDLVQASLDLLIDGERGIWHLANRGAVSWAGFAQLAAQAAGLPTGLVQPCPGAELGQVAPRPRYAPLASERGQLMPALESGLERYLSALASSQTLAEPARTLGCTDEPPLLDALSRSTAETA; encoded by the coding sequence ATGACGGGCCGCAGGACGACACCGCTGCAGCTGTGGGCGGGGCCGGAGTGCACCGTCAACCGCGTCGGCGACCGCTTCTTCGACCAGATCGAGCGCAACGGCTTCGCCCACCGGCTGGACGACCTGGACCGGCTGGCCGGCCTGGGCGTGCGGCGCATCCGCTTTCCCCTGCTGTGGGAACGCACGGCGCCCGGCGCGCTGGAGGATGCCGACTGGCGCTGGGCCGACCAGCGCATGGCCCGCATGGCCGACCTGGGCGTCGCCCCCATCGTCGGCCTGCTGCACCATGGCAGCGGGCCGCGCCACACGCACCTGCTGGACCCGGATTTCCCCAGGCTGCTGGCCGCCTATGCCTGCGCCGTGGCGCAGCGCTACCCGCAGGTCGACGCCTGGACGCCGGTGAACGAGCCGCTGACCACGGCGCGCTTCGCCGGGCTGTACGGCCACTGGTACCCGCATGGCCGCGATGACGCCGCATTCGTGCGCGCGCTGCTCGGCGAGATCCAGGGCACGGTGGCCGCGATGCGCGCGGTGCGCGAGGTCAACCCGCGCGCCCAGCTGGTGCAGACCGACGACCTGGGCTTCACCACCTGCAACTCGCCGCGGCTGCAGTACCAGGCGGACTTCGAGAACGTGCGCCGCTGGCTGAGCTTCGACCTGCTGTGCGGCAAGGTGGACCGCGGCCATCCGCTGTGGGGCTACCTGGTGCGTAACGGCGCCAGCGAGGAGGAGCTGCTGGCGCTGGTGCAGGCGCCCTGCCCGCCCGACCTGCTGGGCATCAACGCCTACGTGACCAGCGAGCGCTTCCTGGACGACCGGCTGGAGCGCTACCCCGAGGCCCTGCATGGCGGCAACGGCCGCGACCGCTACGTCGATGTCGAGACCCTGCGCATCCACGGCGCCCACCTGGGCGGCTTTCGCGCCAGGCTGCGCGAGGCCTGGGAGCGCTACCGCCTGCCCATGGCCGTCACCGAGGTGCACCTGGGCTGCAGCCGCGAGGAGCAGCTGCGCTGGCTGCACCAGACCTGGGCCTGCGCCCAGGCGCTGCGTGAAGAGGGCCTGGACCTGCGCGCCGTCACCGTCTGGGCCGCCTTCGGCACCTACGACTGGGACAGCCTGGTCACGCGCGACGCCGGCCACTACGAGCCCGGCCTGTGGGACGTGAGCGCCGGCCCCGCGGCCGACGGCACGCCCGCGACGCCGCGGCCCACGGCCCTGGCCCGCCTGGCGCGCCAGCTGGCCGCCGGCCAGGCGCCCGACAGCCCGGTGCTGGCCGGCCCCGGCTGGTGGCAGCGCGAGCTGCGCCTGGCCTATCCCTGCCATGGCGAGCTGCAGGCCCTGCCGGTCACGGGCCGGCCGCTGCTGATCACCGGCGCCACCGGCACGCTGGGCCGCGCCTATGCGCGCCTGTGCGAGCTGCGCGGCCTGCCCTACCGGCTGCTGTCGCGCGCCGAGATGGACATCGGCGATCCCGCCTCGGTGGAGGCGGCGCTGGAGCGCTGGCAGCCCTGGGCGGTGGTGAACACCGCCGGCTTCGTGCGGGTCGACGATGCCGAGCACGAGCCGCGCCACTGGCGCGACAACGTGCACGGCCCCGCCGTGCTGGCGGCCGCCTGCGCCCGGCGCGGCGTGCGCCACATGGGCTTTTCCAGCGACCTGGTGTTCGATGGGCGCAAGGGTTCGGCCTACGTCGAGTCCGATGTGCCGGCGCCGCTCAACGCCTACGGCCGCAGCAAGCTGGAGGCCGAGCGCCGCATGCTGGTCCAGGACCCGGCCGCGCTGGTGATCCGCACCGCTGCCTTCTTCGGCCCCTGGGACCGGCACAACTTCGTGACGCTGGCGCTGGAGGCGCTGCAGCGCGGCGAGCCCTGGCGTGCGGCGTCGGACCAGTTCGTCTCGCCCACCTACGTGCCCGACCTGGTGCAGGCCTCGCTGGACCTGCTGATCGACGGCGAGCGCGGCATCTGGCACCTGGCCAACCGCGGCGCCGTGAGCTGGGCCGGCTTCGCGCAGCTGGCGGCGCAGGCCGCGGGACTGCCCACCGGCCTGGTCCAGCCCTGCCCGGGCGCCGAGCTGGGACAGGTCGCGCCGCGGCCGCGCTACGCACCGCTGGCCAGCGAACGCGGCCAGCTCATGCCCGCCCTGGAAAGCGGCCTGGAGCGCTACCTGTCGGCGCTGGCCTCGTCGCAGACCCTGGCCGAACCGGCCCGCACGCTGGGCTGCACGGACGAGCCCCCGCTGCTGGACGCCCTGTCCCGGTCCACCGCCGAGACGGCCTGA
- the glf gene encoding UDP-galactopyranose mutase, with protein MDKVSEGFKSAASAAVPGQRGFDYLIVGAGFAGSVLAERLASELNQRVLIVDKRPHIGGNAYDRYDDHGILIHPYGPHIFHTNSADIFDYLSRFTEWRPYQHRVLASVDGQMVPMPINLDTVNKLYGLNLTAFELEKFFESVAEKKEQIRTSEDVVVSKVGRDLYNKFFRGYTRKQWAMDPSELDASVTARVPTRTNRDDRYFADTFQAMPLHGYTRMFERMLAHPNIKVMLNTDYREMVELVPWKHMVYTGPIDAFFNHKHGKLPYRSLEFKHQTFRQEQFQPVGTVNYPNDYGYTRISEFKHITGQEHPCTSVVYEFPQAEGDPYYPVPRPENAQLYRKYEAEAEQMENVTFVGRLATYKYYNMDQVVGQALATFKRLAQRHQAGAEAAAVLTETARPA; from the coding sequence TTGGACAAAGTCAGCGAGGGATTCAAGTCGGCGGCCTCCGCCGCAGTACCGGGGCAACGAGGCTTCGACTACCTGATCGTGGGGGCCGGCTTCGCCGGCAGCGTGCTGGCCGAACGGCTGGCCAGCGAGCTGAACCAGCGGGTGCTGATCGTGGACAAGCGGCCGCACATCGGCGGCAATGCCTACGACCGCTACGACGACCACGGCATCCTCATCCATCCCTACGGGCCGCACATCTTCCACACCAACTCGGCCGACATCTTCGATTACCTGTCGCGCTTCACCGAGTGGCGGCCCTACCAGCACCGCGTGCTGGCCAGCGTGGACGGGCAGATGGTGCCCATGCCCATCAACCTGGATACGGTCAACAAGCTCTACGGCCTGAACCTCACCGCTTTCGAGCTGGAGAAGTTCTTCGAGTCGGTGGCCGAGAAGAAGGAGCAGATCAGGACCTCGGAGGACGTGGTGGTCAGCAAGGTCGGCCGCGACCTCTACAACAAGTTCTTCCGCGGCTACACGCGCAAGCAGTGGGCCATGGACCCGTCGGAGCTGGACGCCAGCGTGACGGCCCGCGTGCCCACCCGCACCAACCGCGACGACCGCTACTTCGCCGACACCTTCCAGGCCATGCCGCTGCACGGCTACACGCGCATGTTCGAGCGCATGCTGGCGCATCCGAACATCAAGGTGATGCTCAACACCGACTACCGCGAGATGGTGGAGCTGGTGCCGTGGAAGCACATGGTCTACACCGGCCCCATCGACGCCTTCTTCAACCACAAGCACGGCAAGCTCCCCTACCGCAGCCTGGAGTTCAAGCACCAGACCTTCCGGCAGGAGCAGTTCCAGCCGGTGGGCACGGTGAACTACCCCAACGACTACGGCTACACCCGCATCAGCGAGTTCAAGCACATCACCGGCCAGGAGCATCCCTGCACCTCGGTGGTGTACGAGTTCCCGCAGGCCGAGGGCGACCCCTACTACCCGGTGCCGCGGCCGGAGAACGCGCAGCTGTACCGCAAGTACGAGGCCGAGGCCGAGCAGATGGAGAACGTCACCTTCGTCGGCCGGCTGGCCACCTACAAGTACTACAACATGGACCAGGTGGTGGGCCAGGCCCTGGCCACCTTCAAGCGGCTGGCGCAGCGCCACCAGGCGGGTGCCGAAGCCGCCGCGGTCCTCACGGAAACGGCCCGCCCGGCATGA
- a CDS encoding thioredoxin family protein yields MPMLRRTLIAASLTALAATAQAAATVGQPAPEFTLKDAAGKTVRLSDFRGKHVVLEWTNPGCPFVQKHYNSGNMPATQKAATDQGVVWLSVNSTARDSGDWLEPAKLMAWKQERKAAPTAVLMDEEGTVGKSYGARTTPHLYIVDPQGRLVYAGGIDSIPSANAQDIPRATNYVRQGLGEALSGKPLSVSTTRPYGCSVKYKS; encoded by the coding sequence CTGCCCATGCTGCGCCGTACCCTGATCGCCGCCTCCCTCACCGCCCTGGCCGCCACCGCCCAGGCCGCCGCCACCGTGGGCCAGCCCGCGCCCGAGTTCACGCTCAAGGATGCCGCCGGCAAGACCGTCAGGCTCAGCGATTTCCGCGGCAAGCACGTGGTGCTGGAGTGGACCAACCCCGGCTGCCCCTTCGTCCAGAAGCACTACAACAGCGGCAACATGCCGGCCACGCAGAAGGCCGCCACCGACCAGGGCGTGGTCTGGCTGTCGGTCAACTCGACGGCCCGGGACAGCGGCGACTGGCTGGAGCCGGCCAAGCTCATGGCCTGGAAGCAGGAGCGCAAGGCCGCGCCGACCGCCGTGCTGATGGACGAGGAAGGCACCGTGGGCAAGTCTTACGGCGCGCGCACCACGCCGCACCTGTACATCGTCGACCCGCAGGGACGGCTGGTCTACGCGGGCGGCATCGACAGCATCCCCTCGGCCAATGCCCAGGACATCCCGCGCGCGACCAACTACGTGCGCCAGGGCCTGGGTGAGGCCTTGTCCGGCAAGCCCCTCAGCGTTTCGACGACACGGCCCTACGGCTGCTCGGTCAAATATAAGAGCTGA
- a CDS encoding protein-disulfide reductase DsbD family protein, producing the protein MLAQAWAQNSPRATVTTERVRAELMAHAPDGVGPGKTVWVGLQLAHQPEWHTYWKNSGDSGLPTQLEWTLPAGVLAGDIAWPVPRKIPLGNLANYGYEGTVLLPVPLAIAPDFKPGPLASALDIRLKASWLVCKKECIPEDGEFALQLPLNSTTALHGAAFQASFEAQPQPLPAGSTVRIDGDTLRFAVAGLPAALQGRQLEFFPETGEVIQTAGAWTQAWQGATWTAAVPLSPQRSQSPAAMPVVLAHGGQGWRAEVQVQDRWPATAAPAAVPPALQAALRDNAALSAAAPTPASSLTLGAALLGALLGGLILNLMPCVFPVLAIKVVGFAQHGGEQRRLGGLAYTAGVVLSFLALGAAMLALRAAGEQLGWGFQLQSPAVVAALAALFTLIGLNLAGVFEFGSFLPSRLATLQSRHPAGDAFLSGVLAVAIASPCTAPFMGASLGLAVALPPAQALAVFAALGVGMALPYLAASWLPALARRLPRPGPWMDTFRRLMAFPMFATVAWLVWVLGQQSGIDGAGALLGLLVALSFIVWTLGLRGRARTALAAVSLAAFALLAWAAGPNVIQAAPAAGAVAGAAGERWQPWSPARVDELLAAGQPVFVDFTAAWCVTCQYNKKTTLAREDVLADFSAKNVALLRADWTRRDAAITAALARLGRSGVPVYVVYKKGSPPVVLSEVLGVEEVRSVIANL; encoded by the coding sequence TTGCTGGCGCAGGCCTGGGCCCAGAACAGCCCCCGCGCCACGGTGACCACCGAGCGCGTGCGGGCCGAGCTGATGGCCCATGCGCCGGACGGGGTGGGCCCCGGCAAGACCGTGTGGGTGGGCCTGCAGCTGGCCCACCAGCCCGAGTGGCACACCTACTGGAAGAACTCCGGCGATTCGGGCCTGCCCACCCAGCTGGAATGGACACTGCCTGCGGGCGTGCTGGCCGGCGACATCGCCTGGCCGGTCCCGCGCAAGATCCCCCTGGGCAACCTGGCGAACTACGGCTACGAGGGCACGGTGCTGCTGCCGGTGCCGCTGGCCATCGCGCCCGATTTCAAGCCGGGCCCGCTGGCCAGCGCGCTGGACATCCGGCTCAAGGCCAGCTGGCTGGTGTGCAAGAAGGAGTGCATCCCCGAGGACGGCGAGTTCGCGCTGCAGCTGCCGCTGAACAGCACCACGGCGCTGCACGGCGCGGCGTTCCAGGCCAGCTTCGAGGCGCAGCCGCAGCCGCTGCCGGCCGGCAGCACGGTGCGGATCGACGGTGACACGCTGCGCTTCGCGGTGGCCGGGCTGCCGGCGGCGCTGCAGGGCCGCCAGCTGGAGTTCTTCCCCGAAACCGGCGAGGTGATCCAGACCGCCGGCGCCTGGACCCAGGCATGGCAGGGTGCCACCTGGACCGCGGCCGTGCCGCTGTCGCCCCAGCGCAGCCAGAGCCCCGCGGCCATGCCCGTGGTGCTCGCGCACGGGGGCCAGGGCTGGCGCGCCGAGGTCCAGGTGCAGGACCGCTGGCCGGCCACGGCGGCGCCCGCGGCCGTCCCGCCCGCCCTGCAGGCCGCGCTGCGCGACAACGCCGCCTTGTCCGCCGCGGCGCCGACGCCCGCGTCCTCGCTCACCCTGGGAGCGGCGCTGCTGGGTGCCCTGCTCGGCGGGCTGATCCTCAACCTCATGCCTTGCGTGTTCCCGGTGCTGGCCATCAAGGTGGTGGGCTTCGCCCAGCATGGCGGCGAACAGCGCCGGCTCGGCGGGCTGGCCTACACCGCCGGCGTGGTGCTGTCCTTCCTGGCGCTGGGCGCGGCAATGCTGGCGCTGCGCGCGGCCGGCGAGCAGCTGGGCTGGGGCTTCCAGCTGCAGTCGCCGGCCGTTGTGGCGGCCTTGGCGGCGTTGTTCACGCTGATCGGCCTGAACTTGGCGGGCGTGTTCGAGTTCGGCAGCTTCCTGCCCTCGCGCCTGGCGACGCTGCAGAGCCGGCATCCTGCCGGCGATGCCTTCCTGTCGGGCGTGCTGGCGGTGGCCATCGCCTCGCCCTGCACCGCGCCCTTCATGGGCGCCTCGCTGGGCCTGGCGGTGGCGCTGCCGCCGGCGCAGGCCCTGGCCGTCTTTGCCGCGCTGGGCGTGGGCATGGCCCTGCCCTACCTGGCGGCCAGCTGGCTGCCGGCGCTGGCGCGGCGGCTGCCGCGGCCGGGTCCGTGGATGGACACCTTCCGCCGGCTGATGGCCTTTCCCATGTTCGCCACCGTGGCCTGGCTGGTGTGGGTGCTGGGCCAGCAGAGCGGCATCGACGGGGCCGGTGCGCTGCTGGGGCTGCTGGTGGCGTTGAGCTTCATCGTGTGGACGCTGGGCCTGCGCGGCCGCGCACGGACGGCGCTGGCCGCCGTCTCGCTGGCCGCCTTCGCCCTGCTGGCCTGGGCCGCCGGCCCGAATGTCATCCAGGCCGCGCCGGCGGCGGGTGCCGTGGCGGGCGCCGCCGGCGAGCGCTGGCAGCCCTGGTCGCCCGCGCGGGTGGACGAGCTGCTGGCCGCCGGCCAGCCGGTGTTCGTGGACTTCACCGCCGCCTGGTGCGTGACCTGCCAGTACAACAAGAAGACCACGCTGGCGCGCGAGGACGTGCTGGCCGACTTCAGCGCCAAGAACGTCGCGCTGCTGCGTGCCGACTGGACCCGGCGCGATGCGGCCATCACCGCCGCGCTGGCCAGGCTGGGCCGCAGCGGCGTGCCGGTGTACGTGGTCTACAAGAAGGGCAGCCCGCCGGTGGTGCTGTCCGAGGTGCTGGGGGTGGAGGAAGTCCGTTCCGTGATCGCCAACCTGTAA
- a CDS encoding alanyl-tRNA editing protein, whose product MTQDLFREDGYLRECTAAVVALGEAGIVLDRTVFYPQGGGQAGDSGVLVLADGREIAVADTRKGRNAQGEPTDEICHLPAAGQAQALAGLKPGDAVTARIAWDRRHRLMRFHTTTHLLCHLVPQPVNGCSITPEYARLDFHMTDPLDKEALTEGIARLVAAAHPVVVGAITDQELDANPALVKSMSVQPPRGTGRIRTIRIGDAIDFQPCGGTHVANTAEIGSVVVTRIEKKSASTRRVVLGFAELGATVALRHP is encoded by the coding sequence ATGACCCAAGACCTGTTCCGTGAGGATGGCTACCTGCGCGAGTGCACCGCCGCCGTGGTGGCCCTGGGCGAGGCCGGCATCGTGCTGGACCGTACCGTGTTCTACCCGCAAGGCGGCGGCCAGGCCGGCGACAGCGGCGTGCTGGTGCTGGCCGACGGCCGCGAGATCGCCGTCGCCGACACCCGCAAGGGCAGGAACGCCCAGGGCGAGCCGACGGACGAGATCTGCCACCTGCCCGCGGCCGGCCAGGCGCAGGCGCTGGCCGGGCTGAAGCCGGGCGATGCGGTGACGGCGCGCATCGCCTGGGATCGCAGGCACCGGCTGATGCGCTTCCATACCACCACCCACCTGCTGTGCCACCTGGTGCCGCAGCCGGTCAACGGCTGCTCCATCACCCCCGAGTACGCGCGGCTGGACTTCCACATGACGGATCCGCTGGACAAGGAAGCGCTCACCGAGGGCATCGCGCGGCTGGTCGCCGCGGCCCACCCGGTGGTGGTGGGCGCGATCACGGACCAGGAACTGGACGCCAACCCGGCGCTGGTCAAGAGCATGTCGGTGCAGCCGCCGCGCGGCACGGGCCGCATACGCACCATCCGCATCGGTGACGCCATCGATTTCCAGCCCTGCGGCGGCACCCACGTGGCCAACACGGCCGAGATCGGCAGCGTCGTGGTCACCAGGATCGAGAAGAAGTCGGCAAGCACCCGGCGGGTGGTGCTGGGCTTTGCGGAACTTGGCGCCACGGTCGCGCTCCGACACCCGTGA